From a region of the Streptococcus ruminantium genome:
- the ligA gene encoding NAD-dependent DNA ligase LigA, with protein METRISELVSMLNRYAKEYYQLDNPSVSDAEYDRLYRELVELENAHPELILPDSPTHRVGGKILDGFEKYSHVYPLFSLQDAFSRAELDAFDQRVRKEFPQASYICELKIDGLSISLTYEAGNFVVGATRGDGSIGENITENLKRVADIPLTLTEAVDITVRGECYMPKSSFARVNKQRQEAGEAEFANPRNAAAGTLRQLDTGVVARRGLATFLYQEAGPSDAPSQSDVLHKLDRLGFVINQAYQLADSIDEVWDFIEKMAEQRDDLPYEIDGVVIKVNDLAIQEELGFTVKAPRWAIAYKFPAEEKEAELLSVDWTVGRTGVVTPTANLSPVQLAGTTVSRATLHNVDYIAEKDIRIGDTVLVYKAGDIIPAVLKVVDRERTNQEPMPIPSECPSCSGRLQHYEDEVALRCINPLCPSQLMSKLEHFASRDAMNISGLGTSIVEKLFQAGLVHDVADIYKLTVEDLLTLDGFKEKSAEKLYQSIQASKHNSAERLLFGLGIRHVGNKASKILLASFNSIEKIANADLESISSLEGLGQVIAQSLVTYFTSQGAQQLLSELKEAEVNLSYLGQSVAENAVLSGMTVVLTGKLERMKRSVAKEKLEALGANVAGSVSKKTNLVVAGADAGSKLAKAQELGIEIKDEAWLESL; from the coding sequence ATGGAAACAAGAATATCAGAATTGGTGAGCATGCTGAATCGGTATGCTAAGGAATACTACCAACTAGACAACCCTAGTGTATCGGATGCAGAATACGATAGACTCTATCGTGAGTTGGTTGAGTTAGAAAATGCCCATCCAGAACTTATTTTGCCGGATAGTCCTACCCACCGAGTTGGTGGGAAGATACTGGATGGATTTGAGAAATACAGTCATGTTTATCCCTTATTTAGTTTGCAGGATGCTTTTTCACGTGCTGAATTGGATGCCTTTGATCAGCGGGTTCGTAAGGAATTCCCGCAGGCTAGCTATATCTGTGAACTTAAGATTGATGGTCTTTCAATTTCTTTGACCTACGAAGCTGGAAATTTTGTGGTTGGTGCAACACGAGGTGATGGAAGTATTGGAGAAAACATTACTGAAAACCTCAAAAGAGTGGCAGATATTCCCTTGACTCTGACAGAAGCGGTGGATATAACGGTACGTGGTGAATGCTACATGCCCAAGTCTTCATTTGCCCGTGTCAACAAACAGCGTCAGGAAGCAGGGGAAGCTGAGTTTGCCAATCCACGCAATGCTGCTGCAGGAACCCTCCGTCAGCTAGATACGGGAGTGGTGGCTAGACGTGGGTTGGCTACCTTTCTCTATCAAGAGGCTGGTCCCTCTGATGCGCCTAGTCAGTCTGATGTACTTCATAAATTAGATCGTTTAGGCTTTGTAATCAATCAGGCTTATCAGTTGGCAGATTCCATAGATGAAGTGTGGGACTTTATCGAAAAAATGGCGGAGCAACGAGATGATTTGCCTTATGAAATTGATGGTGTTGTGATTAAGGTCAATGACCTAGCTATCCAAGAGGAATTAGGATTTACAGTCAAAGCACCGCGTTGGGCCATTGCTTACAAGTTTCCGGCTGAAGAAAAAGAAGCAGAGCTTCTATCTGTTGATTGGACAGTGGGGCGGACAGGAGTCGTTACGCCAACGGCCAATCTCAGTCCAGTCCAATTAGCAGGAACAACGGTCAGTCGGGCGACTCTCCACAATGTGGATTATATTGCAGAAAAAGATATTCGTATTGGCGATACAGTCTTAGTCTACAAGGCAGGAGATATTATTCCAGCGGTCCTAAAGGTAGTGGATAGGGAGCGTACCAATCAAGAACCAATGCCGATTCCAAGTGAATGTCCAAGCTGCTCAGGTAGACTGCAACACTACGAGGATGAGGTGGCGCTCCGTTGTATCAATCCACTTTGTCCAAGTCAGTTAATGAGTAAGTTGGAGCATTTTGCTAGCCGCGATGCGATGAACATTTCTGGCTTGGGAACTTCTATTGTAGAGAAACTTTTCCAAGCAGGTTTGGTTCATGACGTAGCAGATATTTACAAGCTGACGGTGGAAGATTTGTTGACTTTGGATGGCTTTAAAGAAAAATCAGCCGAAAAACTTTATCAATCCATTCAGGCTTCTAAACATAATTCTGCTGAACGTCTCTTGTTTGGTTTGGGAATCCGCCATGTTGGGAATAAGGCGAGTAAGATTTTACTAGCATCATTCAACAGTATAGAAAAAATAGCAAATGCTGATTTAGAATCTATTTCCAGCTTGGAAGGATTGGGACAAGTCATTGCTCAATCGCTCGTAACCTACTTTACTAGTCAAGGAGCACAACAACTACTGAGTGAACTGAAAGAAGCAGAGGTAAATTTATCCTACTTGGGGCAGTCGGTAGCCGAAAATGCAGTCCTGTCAGGTATGACAGTGGTATTGACTGGAAAATTAGAACGGATGAAGCGCAGTGTAGCGAAGGAAAAACTAGAAGCCCTAGGTGCCAATGTGGCAGGATCTGTTTCTAAGAAGACAAACCTTGTAGTTGCAGGAGCAGATGCAGGGAGTAAATTAGCTAAGGCTCAAGAGCTAGGGATTGAAATCAAGGATGAAGCCTGGTTGGAAAGTCTGTAA
- a CDS encoding diacylglycerol kinase family lipid kinase, translating into MKRRKCARLIYNPTSGQEIMKKNIAGVLEVLEGYGYETSAFQTTVEKDSAKNEARRAALAGFDLIIAAGGDGTINEVVNGIAPLDKRPKMAIIPAGTTNDYARALKIPRGNPVEAAKVIGKKQTILMDIGLAKNQKDGFHQEHYFINIAAAGTLTELTYSVPSQLKTMFGYLAYVVKGAELLPQVQFTPVRVEHDGGVFEGSISMIFVALTNSIGGFEQIVPDAKLDDGNFTLLMVKTGNLFEILRLIGQVLDGGKHTDSDLVEYIKTRSLSIENLAPDNRLLLNLDGEFGGEAPVRLYNLSNHIEFFADTDLVSDDAITLDTEQLNREDMAKRFIEETSRMDETIDY; encoded by the coding sequence ATGAAAAGAAGAAAATGTGCGAGATTGATCTATAATCCGACCTCTGGTCAGGAGATAATGAAGAAAAATATAGCAGGGGTACTGGAGGTACTAGAGGGATATGGCTATGAGACATCAGCTTTCCAGACCACAGTTGAGAAAGACTCTGCCAAAAATGAAGCTAGGCGTGCAGCCCTTGCGGGTTTTGATCTAATTATCGCAGCTGGAGGAGATGGAACCATCAATGAAGTTGTCAACGGTATTGCTCCTCTGGACAAGCGTCCTAAGATGGCTATCATTCCAGCGGGGACGACCAATGATTATGCGCGTGCTTTAAAAATACCTAGAGGAAATCCCGTAGAAGCTGCGAAGGTTATCGGCAAGAAACAGACTATTTTGATGGATATTGGTCTGGCGAAAAATCAAAAAGATGGCTTTCATCAAGAACATTACTTTATCAATATTGCTGCTGCAGGAACGCTGACAGAATTAACCTATAGTGTTCCAAGCCAGCTCAAAACCATGTTTGGCTACCTAGCTTATGTCGTTAAAGGAGCCGAACTATTGCCACAAGTCCAGTTTACACCTGTTCGTGTAGAACATGATGGAGGAGTATTTGAAGGTTCCATCTCAATGATTTTTGTTGCCCTAACCAATTCGATTGGGGGCTTTGAACAAATCGTACCAGATGCCAAACTAGATGATGGTAATTTTACACTTTTGATGGTGAAAACTGGAAATCTGTTTGAGATTTTACGCCTGATTGGTCAGGTCTTAGATGGCGGAAAGCATACGGACAGCGATTTGGTGGAGTATATCAAAACACGAAGTTTATCAATTGAAAATCTTGCTCCAGACAATCGTCTCTTGTTAAACTTAGATGGCGAATTTGGCGGAGAGGCCCCTGTTCGTTTGTATAATCTCTCTAATCATATAGAATTTTTTGCAGATACAGATCTCGTTTCAGATGATGCTATCACTCTTGATACGGAGCAACTCAATCGCGAGGATATGGCAAAACGTTTCATTGAGGAGACCAGCCGTATGGACGAAACTATAGACTATTAA
- a CDS encoding F0F1 ATP synthase subunit C — MSLGALALGLACLGVSIGEGLLVASYLSSTARQPEMQSKLMAGVFLGVAFIEGTFFVTLAMTFVLR; from the coding sequence ATGAGTTTAGGCGCATTGGCCCTTGGTCTGGCCTGTCTTGGTGTAAGTATCGGTGAAGGACTGTTGGTGGCTTCATATCTCAGTTCGACTGCACGTCAACCAGAAATGCAAAGTAAGTTGATGGCTGGTGTATTTTTGGGTGTTGCCTTTATTGAGGGAACTTTCTTCGTAACTTTGGCGATGACATTTGTTTTGAGATAG
- the atpB gene encoding F0F1 ATP synthase subunit A, translating to MEEQLSPTLTLGPVTFDLTMVLVSVITISIIFLLVFLASRRMELKPKGKQNVLEYVYELTINFTKGNLGDEEAKRYSLFFFTVFTFLLVANNLGLITKLETTEGHNLWTSPTANMAYDFGLAGIAILFCHIEGIRRRGFKSYLKSFVTPWAMAPMNILEEVTNLVSLALRLYGNIYAGEVLVSLLLRLSQQSALAYPIAFALNVVWTGFSVFISCLQGYVFIMLVSMYLNKKISSESE from the coding sequence TTGGAAGAACAATTAAGTCCAACCCTTACCCTTGGTCCCGTAACCTTTGACCTGACCATGGTATTGGTTTCTGTCATTACCATTTCCATTATTTTCTTACTTGTTTTTTTGGCTAGTCGTCGGATGGAACTCAAGCCGAAAGGAAAACAGAATGTTTTGGAGTATGTTTACGAGTTGACCATCAATTTTACCAAAGGCAATCTTGGAGATGAGGAAGCTAAGCGTTATTCCTTGTTCTTTTTTACAGTATTTACTTTTCTTTTAGTTGCCAATAATTTGGGGTTGATAACGAAGTTGGAAACAACAGAGGGACACAATTTATGGACTTCTCCGACAGCGAATATGGCTTATGACTTTGGTCTTGCTGGAATCGCTATTCTTTTTTGTCATATTGAGGGAATTCGCCGCCGTGGCTTTAAGAGCTATCTAAAATCTTTTGTGACTCCGTGGGCTATGGCACCAATGAACATCCTAGAAGAAGTGACTAATCTCGTTTCACTCGCACTTCGTTTGTACGGTAATATCTATGCCGGTGAAGTACTTGTTTCTCTTCTTTTACGATTATCACAACAAAGTGCACTTGCGTATCCAATTGCCTTTGCTCTAAACGTTGTTTGGACAGGTTTTTCTGTATTCATTTCATGCTTACAGGGGTATGTATTTATTATGTTGGTATCTATGTACTTAAATAAAAAAATCAGTAGCGAGAGTGAATAG
- the atpF gene encoding F0F1 ATP synthase subunit B, producing the protein MATFITMQSSTVLGNFILVTASFVVLIVLIRVFAWNKITGIFEERANKVANDIDAAEEKLAVAANLVQQREDELIQGRIEGQKIIQDAVERAKLEKKRILEQADIEIQGLKQKAELEIEAEKREAQENLRVQVAELAVDLAGKIIFEDLDQQAHSNLIDRYLDKLGDK; encoded by the coding sequence ATGGCAACATTTATTACAATGCAATCTAGTACCGTTCTTGGAAACTTTATCTTGGTAACCGCCTCATTTGTGGTACTTATCGTTCTTATTCGTGTATTTGCATGGAATAAGATCACTGGGATTTTTGAAGAACGCGCAAACAAGGTTGCAAACGATATAGACGCTGCAGAAGAAAAGTTGGCAGTAGCAGCCAACCTTGTTCAACAGCGTGAGGATGAATTGATACAAGGTCGTATTGAGGGTCAAAAGATTATTCAGGATGCAGTTGAGCGTGCTAAGCTAGAGAAAAAACGTATTCTTGAGCAGGCTGACATCGAAATTCAAGGTTTAAAACAAAAGGCAGAATTAGAAATCGAGGCTGAGAAGCGTGAAGCACAAGAAAACTTACGTGTTCAAGTAGCTGAGTTGGCTGTCGATTTGGCAGGAAAGATCATATTTGAAGATTTGGACCAGCAAGCACATAGCAACTTGATTGACCGGTATTTGGACAAACTAGGAGACAAGTAG
- a CDS encoding F0F1 ATP synthase subunit delta encodes MNARENAIVQKYALSFVEKVSDHEEIWEMYDQISDLISIIHDSKLNRLLLSGTVSREEKAKFVRTVRQSRFWQINDLLEDVIQGGHAHLLLETLERVQLQISKFKNEFEARVVSVYPLTEEQKERLRHLVEQRFALRVRSIIEELDQSLLGGFIVTVNHKVIDASVRTQLKDVRKKL; translated from the coding sequence ATGAACGCTAGAGAAAATGCCATTGTGCAAAAGTATGCTCTATCATTTGTTGAAAAAGTCAGTGATCATGAGGAGATTTGGGAGATGTATGACCAGATTTCTGACCTGATTTCGATTATCCATGATAGCAAGCTAAATCGTCTCTTACTGTCTGGGACAGTATCTAGGGAGGAAAAGGCTAAGTTTGTAAGAACGGTGCGTCAATCTAGGTTCTGGCAAATCAATGACCTGCTTGAAGATGTTATTCAAGGTGGTCATGCACACTTGCTGCTTGAAACGCTCGAACGTGTCCAATTACAAATTAGCAAATTTAAAAACGAATTTGAAGCCCGAGTGGTTTCAGTCTATCCTTTGACGGAAGAACAAAAAGAGCGCCTTCGTCACTTGGTAGAACAGCGATTTGCCTTGCGTGTAAGGAGTATCATTGAGGAGCTAGACCAGAGTCTTCTTGGCGGCTTCATCGTGACAGTCAATCACAAGGTAATTGATGCAAGCGTTCGGACACAGTTGAAGGACGTTAGGAAAAAACTTTAG